In a single window of the Neodiprion virginianus isolate iyNeoVirg1 chromosome 1, iyNeoVirg1.1, whole genome shotgun sequence genome:
- the LOC124302955 gene encoding uncharacterized protein LOC124302955: MMIKIAALMAIVAMARDVSAEVTTVPCTSNTTSSMENAVSGTMKNCESGLLGVKGLNSLLALDVNLNLNALVGPLLNNLVAELTPLLSSVLIDVVELLNTVLTAVVQIVNAVIELLDGLLSTNEFNSQTNSAVSNATSQVQSMCGCNSTDSSTDSSTGSSTGSLLTVVVNVLDGLLGVVANLNL; encoded by the exons atgatgataaaaatagcAGCACTGATGGCCATCGTGGCCATGGCACGGGATGTCAGTGCCGAGGTTACGACGGTTCCATGTACCTCGAACACTACCTCGTCGATGGAAAATGCTGTCAGCGgtacaatgaaaaattgtgaaagtGGTCTTCTCGGTGTTAAGGGCCTGAATTCGTTGCTGGCGCTCGATGTAAACTTGAACCTAAATGCACTG GTCGGACCGCTTTTGAATAACCTGGTTGCGGAGTTGACGCCGTTACTGTCGTCGGTCCTAATCGACGTGGTCGAACTCTTGAACACGGTCCTGACCGCCGTCGTTCAGATCGTCAATGCGGTGATAGAACTGCTCGACGGTCTGCTTTCGACCAACGAGTTCAATTCGCAGACAAACAGCGCAGTCTCAAACGCGACTAGCCAAGTTCAATCCATGTGCGGCTGTAATTCGACCGACTCTTCGACCGACTCTTCGACCGGCTCTTCGACCGGCTCGCTTCTTACGGTCGTAGTGAATGTCTTGGACGGTTTACTCGGGGTAGTTgcgaatttaaatttatag